The following are from one region of the Rosistilla carotiformis genome:
- a CDS encoding WcaF family extracellular polysaccharide biosynthesis acetyltransferase — protein sequence MLPLGCNSNTNASGLDESGSEWRQIDLSKFTGVGALSCKDRVLDKLWRTVGQRIYRCSLLGFSRGNQVRAALLRLFGATVGTNVVLRPCEITTPRNIHIGNHAWIGEGAVLYSLAQIEIGDNACVSQHAYLCTGSHDVTDPFFGLVKRSIVVRAGAWVCANTFVGPGVTVYEGAVAAAGSVVVRDLPAMSVSGGNPCVFIKKRQLRA from the coding sequence ATGTTGCCGCTAGGTTGCAACTCAAATACGAACGCCAGCGGATTAGATGAGTCTGGATCCGAGTGGAGGCAGATTGATCTGTCCAAGTTTACCGGTGTCGGTGCTTTAAGCTGCAAGGATCGAGTCTTGGATAAGTTGTGGCGGACCGTGGGGCAACGCATCTATCGTTGTTCGCTCCTTGGTTTTTCTCGAGGGAATCAAGTTCGGGCCGCGTTGCTGCGACTTTTTGGTGCAACTGTGGGGACTAACGTGGTACTGCGACCGTGTGAGATTACGACCCCCCGCAACATCCATATCGGCAACCATGCATGGATCGGAGAAGGTGCGGTGCTTTACTCTCTAGCGCAAATTGAAATAGGCGATAACGCTTGTGTAAGTCAGCATGCCTATCTCTGTACGGGAAGTCATGATGTAACGGACCCATTTTTTGGGCTCGTAAAAAGGAGTATCGTTGTTCGCGCGGGAGCTTGGGTCTGTGCCAATACCTTTGTCGGACCCGGTGTTACCGTTTACGAGGGGGCTGTCGCTGCGGCAGGTAGTGTTGTTGTACGCGACCTTCCAGCTATGTCGGTTTCCGGTGGCAACCCGTGTGTCTTTATAAAAAAACGTCAGTTGCGTGCCTGA
- a CDS encoding glycosyltransferase family 2 protein — MSEVRISVVTPSYNQAEYVEQTILSVLQQDYSNVEYLVLDGGSTDGSADIIEKYSDQLAYWCSAPDGGQADAISRGFARCTGDVICWINSDDLFLPGALSKVARYFTDHPETQCLSGGAFTIDEHNQPVKGFGVFTLGEQATFDKLRFYAQDNLYQPAAFWRRSAYEAVGGVDPTLNFIMDYDLFARLALHSPFARLPALLACFRLHGECKSMRIQEVREAELELFRERYGASSCSELSQRLMYWKYRLPSLARKAQWRLARKIGLIELPRVA, encoded by the coding sequence ATGAGTGAGGTTCGAATTTCAGTCGTTACTCCAAGCTATAACCAAGCGGAGTATGTTGAGCAAACCATTCTTTCGGTTTTGCAACAAGACTACTCGAATGTTGAGTACTTGGTTTTGGATGGTGGTAGCACCGATGGCAGTGCTGACATTATCGAGAAATACAGCGATCAGCTTGCTTATTGGTGTAGTGCTCCTGATGGTGGCCAAGCGGATGCGATTAGTAGAGGTTTTGCACGCTGCACTGGAGATGTAATTTGTTGGATAAATTCGGATGATTTGTTCTTGCCAGGTGCGTTGAGCAAAGTCGCTCGCTACTTCACAGATCATCCAGAAACTCAGTGCCTAAGTGGCGGTGCGTTTACAATTGACGAACACAACCAGCCGGTGAAGGGATTTGGCGTTTTCACGCTGGGGGAACAAGCAACCTTCGACAAGTTGCGTTTCTATGCCCAGGATAATTTGTACCAACCCGCAGCGTTTTGGCGGCGTTCAGCGTATGAGGCAGTTGGGGGCGTCGATCCAACTCTAAACTTTATAATGGATTATGACCTTTTTGCTCGTCTCGCCCTGCATTCTCCGTTTGCCCGTCTTCCGGCGCTGCTAGCTTGTTTTCGCTTGCATGGCGAATGCAAATCAATGCGGATTCAAGAGGTTCGTGAAGCAGAGCTGGAATTATTCCGAGAACGCTATGGCGCGTCATCCTGTTCCGAGCTATCTCAGCGGTTAATGTACTGGAAGTATCGTTTGCCGAGTCTGGCACGAAAGGCGCAGTGGCGTCTGGCGAGAAAGATTGGGCTTATCGAGTTGCCGCGAGTTGCATAA
- a CDS encoding glycosyltransferase — protein MKVCHIINSLEAGGAQIMLRSLLSKTRDLGISSHVVCLLGRGPLSDEIEELGVSVSYLGWKRGALPLLQIFELTRELRRTSPDLVQSWLYQSDFVAAISCLLSAKRFPLVWTVHTCSPDDRLAGWSTRNVRKLNGKMSRRIPSSIVYVSNAARSVHEGLGYFSDKGCVIPNGIDVGRFVPCAGYRDDIREELGLRSETPLVGMLARFDPSKDHRTFLSAANRVRAANPECHFVLAGNDVLPSNSPLMAMAREFEVDNCLHLLGRRDDTHRLHAAFDVEILASHAWEGFGLVVAEALACGVPCVVSDTGALSEVLSGFGEAVPEKDPVSMARACLAIMTLSRSERSEMCAKASQYVASSFSLENVAEQYVQLWGRLAARNVLPRLAS, from the coding sequence ATGAAAGTTTGCCATATCATCAACAGTCTTGAAGCTGGCGGCGCGCAAATAATGCTGAGGAGCTTGCTTTCCAAGACGCGTGATCTTGGGATTTCGTCTCATGTTGTGTGTTTGCTGGGCAGAGGCCCGCTTTCGGATGAGATAGAGGAACTCGGTGTTAGTGTTTCTTATCTAGGTTGGAAGCGAGGGGCCCTCCCGTTGCTTCAGATTTTTGAGCTAACACGGGAGCTAAGGCGGACGTCACCTGATCTCGTTCAGTCGTGGCTGTATCAATCGGATTTTGTTGCCGCGATTTCCTGTCTGCTGTCCGCAAAGCGTTTTCCTCTTGTTTGGACTGTACACACCTGTTCACCGGATGATCGTTTGGCTGGATGGTCGACACGAAATGTCAGAAAACTAAACGGCAAGATGTCCCGAAGGATTCCTTCTTCGATCGTGTATGTGTCGAATGCAGCACGGAGCGTGCACGAAGGGCTGGGGTACTTTTCCGATAAAGGGTGTGTAATACCAAATGGGATCGATGTTGGCCGATTTGTTCCTTGCGCAGGATATAGAGATGACATCCGGGAGGAGCTCGGCCTGCGATCGGAGACGCCACTGGTGGGCATGTTGGCGCGTTTCGATCCGAGCAAAGATCACCGGACGTTCCTGTCGGCCGCAAATCGAGTCAGGGCCGCTAATCCCGAGTGTCATTTTGTTCTCGCGGGCAACGATGTATTGCCGTCGAACTCACCTCTGATGGCGATGGCTCGTGAGTTTGAAGTCGACAATTGCCTGCATTTGCTTGGGCGACGGGATGATACTCACCGCTTGCATGCAGCGTTTGATGTGGAAATTTTGGCATCGCACGCGTGGGAAGGATTTGGTCTCGTCGTTGCCGAAGCTTTAGCGTGTGGCGTGCCGTGTGTTGTTAGCGATACTGGGGCTCTTTCTGAAGTACTGTCAGGTTTCGGGGAGGCAGTGCCGGAAAAGGACCCTGTGTCGATGGCACGTGCCTGTTTGGCGATCATGACACTTAGTCGTTCTGAGCGATCTGAAATGTGCGCTAAGGCAAGCCAGTATGTTGCTTCCAGTTTTTCCCTTGAAAACGTTGCGGAGCAATATGTGCAATTATGGGGGCGTCTGGCTGCAAGGAATGTTCTGCCGCGACTGGCGAGTTGA
- a CDS encoding class I SAM-dependent methyltransferase: MAMQLEIMDEQKSGKAALPLHSPKHWLRVLFPTSRRRLLERSLCSLDLADRQSVLIVGAGHDPYRSLFSHVKDYTCLDIENVPGVTDVVADATQMPFDDCRFDCVVATECMEHVSNPFKFIEQIDRVLEPGGLAVVTVPFLFHQHGDPYDFWRPTRECLAGFFSTYSKVEIFSLGNRLHVISDLVTTAFAPRRVLFPLRIINHLLARLPGSIQTGANVTTAPTGFMVAARK; this comes from the coding sequence ATGGCAATGCAGTTAGAAATCATGGACGAACAAAAATCTGGCAAGGCAGCACTTCCATTGCATAGTCCCAAACATTGGCTGCGAGTATTGTTTCCCACATCACGGCGTAGGCTATTGGAGCGATCGTTGTGCTCGCTTGATCTAGCAGATCGTCAATCTGTATTGATTGTTGGTGCAGGCCACGATCCATACCGGAGTCTGTTCTCGCACGTGAAGGACTACACCTGCCTGGACATAGAGAACGTGCCTGGGGTTACGGATGTTGTGGCTGATGCTACGCAAATGCCCTTTGACGATTGCCGGTTTGATTGTGTGGTTGCGACTGAGTGCATGGAGCATGTCTCCAATCCGTTTAAGTTCATTGAACAAATCGATCGCGTTTTAGAGCCAGGCGGCCTGGCTGTTGTCACGGTTCCTTTCTTGTTTCACCAGCATGGTGATCCCTATGATTTCTGGAGGCCTACCCGCGAATGCTTAGCTGGTTTTTTTTCAACGTATAGCAAGGTGGAAATCTTTTCGTTAGGCAATCGGCTGCACGTAATCTCAGACCTCGTTACGACGGCATTCGCTCCACGTCGCGTATTGTTTCCATTGCGGATTATAAATCACCTGCTCGCCCGCTTGCCTGGGAGCATTCAGACGGGGGCTAACGTTACTACAGCCCCAACGGGGTTTATGGTTGCGGCGAGAAAATGA
- a CDS encoding glycosyltransferase family 4 protein — translation MDNKSTLSGDRKHPRVLFVATEDWYFCSHRLPLAEWLIEKGAGVSVATSSGTKSGIIRSAGIEHHVVRLKRASYNPLSEWNAVRDIAAVCRQVRPDILHLVGLKPILYGTIAARRTRVRSTICAISGLGSLFAPGGMSRRLLQTIVRQCYRRYVYGQPKVRVIVQNPDDRDQLVAKEMVLPTQAVIINGSGVDLQKYKYTPDPSGEPIVFTHSRMLWDKGIGQLVEAARLLRQRGVACRFVLAGLPDPANPTSIPAEQLQRWHDEGIVEWLGKRGDIPKLLNRSHIACLPSYYGEGIPLSLIESAAAGRPIITTDMPGCREMVSQSLNGRIVPPRKVVPLADAIEELVGNHSLRQKMGVESRRLAESKYGIDAVREATWQLYQQSLSRPSSPHATRVECPAQKAAA, via the coding sequence TTGGATAATAAGAGCACGCTGTCTGGCGACCGCAAGCATCCACGCGTTCTGTTTGTTGCTACCGAGGATTGGTATTTTTGTTCACACCGATTACCCCTAGCGGAGTGGCTGATCGAAAAGGGGGCCGGGGTTTCAGTGGCAACGAGTTCAGGCACAAAATCTGGCATCATTCGTTCGGCTGGGATAGAGCATCATGTGGTCCGACTAAAACGAGCAAGCTACAACCCTTTGAGCGAATGGAATGCCGTCCGTGATATTGCTGCGGTGTGTCGGCAAGTTCGTCCTGACATTCTCCATCTGGTCGGTCTCAAGCCCATCCTTTACGGCACCATTGCTGCTCGGAGAACCCGGGTTCGCTCAACAATCTGCGCGATATCGGGACTAGGGAGCCTGTTTGCACCAGGCGGGATGTCTCGTCGGTTGCTGCAAACAATCGTGCGCCAGTGCTATCGGCGTTACGTTTATGGGCAGCCCAAGGTCCGCGTGATTGTGCAGAACCCGGACGACCGTGATCAGCTTGTTGCGAAAGAGATGGTGTTGCCGACGCAAGCGGTCATCATCAACGGATCGGGGGTGGACTTGCAAAAATATAAGTACACTCCAGATCCTTCTGGAGAGCCCATCGTATTCACTCACTCACGTATGTTGTGGGATAAAGGGATTGGGCAATTAGTTGAAGCGGCACGATTGCTGAGGCAGCGTGGCGTAGCTTGTCGGTTTGTATTGGCGGGCTTGCCGGATCCTGCGAACCCTACCAGCATCCCTGCCGAACAGTTGCAACGATGGCATGACGAAGGAATTGTCGAATGGCTTGGGAAGCGGGGCGACATACCTAAACTGTTGAATCGATCACACATTGCATGTTTGCCGTCATACTACGGTGAAGGCATTCCACTTTCGCTAATTGAGTCCGCCGCAGCTGGACGCCCCATCATCACAACAGATATGCCTGGTTGCCGGGAAATGGTATCGCAATCGCTAAACGGACGTATTGTTCCCCCTCGAAAGGTAGTCCCGTTAGCTGACGCTATAGAGGAACTTGTCGGGAACCATAGCCTGAGGCAAAAGATGGGGGTTGAAAGCCGACGCTTAGCGGAGAGCAAGTATGGGATTGACGCTGTCCGTGAGGCAACATGGCAGTTGTATCAGCAGTCGTTGTCCAGACCGTCTTCCCCGCATGCTACAAGAGTCGAGTGTCCTGCGCAGAAAGCCGCCGCATGA
- a CDS encoding NAD-dependent epimerase/dehydratase family protein — translation MKRVLVTGANGFVGRFLCALLSERGWQVRGTVRHPKSFPSLPKNVAPIATGDIESFQDWHDTLGDVDAIVHLVARTHVMRDQASNPLELYRSVNVRGTQRLLEGCRRTNVKRFVFVSSIKAVGERSEKACEEIDACMPETPYGQTKLEAERLLLDAAGAMGIAPVILRPPLVYGAGVPGNFLRMLRAVDLGIPLPCWSIKNRRSLVYVGNLASAIAECLEHPNATGEVFHVADNLPVSTSELISEMASALGKKERLLPTPVSMIRAAGYLTGRQDEVSRLLDSLTLSTEKIKRRIGWEPGVSLKEGLDATVRQYRIGNRSF, via the coding sequence ATGAAACGTGTTCTTGTAACAGGTGCGAATGGTTTCGTTGGACGCTTTCTATGTGCCTTGCTTTCGGAGCGTGGCTGGCAAGTGCGGGGCACTGTTCGACATCCCAAATCTTTCCCATCCCTGCCCAAGAATGTCGCTCCTATTGCAACAGGCGACATCGAGAGCTTTCAAGACTGGCATGATACTTTGGGCGATGTTGACGCCATTGTTCACTTGGTTGCGAGAACGCACGTGATGCGAGATCAGGCAAGCAACCCACTGGAACTATATCGCAGTGTCAATGTGCGCGGCACTCAAAGATTGCTAGAAGGCTGCAGACGCACCAACGTTAAACGGTTTGTGTTCGTTAGCTCTATTAAGGCGGTAGGAGAAAGGTCGGAAAAGGCCTGCGAGGAAATCGACGCTTGCATGCCGGAAACCCCGTATGGCCAGACGAAACTGGAAGCGGAACGCCTGCTTCTGGACGCTGCTGGCGCCATGGGCATCGCTCCTGTCATCCTGCGTCCTCCGCTGGTCTACGGAGCAGGAGTGCCTGGGAATTTCCTTAGGATGTTGCGCGCAGTTGACCTTGGAATCCCGCTCCCGTGCTGGAGCATAAAGAACCGCCGCAGTCTCGTGTATGTGGGCAATCTTGCTAGTGCCATTGCCGAGTGCCTGGAGCATCCCAATGCAACTGGCGAAGTATTTCATGTCGCAGACAATCTGCCAGTTTCGACAAGCGAACTGATTTCAGAAATGGCGTCCGCGCTTGGAAAGAAAGAGAGGCTGCTACCCACGCCGGTATCAATGATCCGTGCCGCCGGATACTTAACTGGCAGGCAGGATGAGGTGTCTCGCCTGTTAGATTCTTTGACACTTAGCACTGAGAAAATCAAGCGTCGGATCGGTTGGGAACCAGGTGTGTCGCTAAAAGAAGGCTTAGACGCAACCGTTCGTCAGTACAGAATTGGAAATAGGAGCTTCTGA
- a CDS encoding sugar transferase has product MKRGMDFCLALLALLVLTPLILVVGFAVRLTSPGPVIYWSERVGRRNVLFSMPKFRTMYLNTPQLATHLLEGAEKHITPLGNLLRKTSLDELPQLWSVLVGHMSLVGPRPALFNQDDLVALRTQKGVQRLRPGITGWAQVNGRDELKLHEKVEYDVEYMQKISTEFDLKVLLLTMAKVLRRDGIQQAKISSHSNDSASEPQKRAA; this is encoded by the coding sequence ATGAAAAGAGGGATGGATTTCTGTTTAGCGTTGCTTGCCCTGCTGGTCTTAACACCACTCATTCTTGTTGTTGGTTTTGCTGTCCGCCTAACCTCTCCGGGCCCTGTAATCTATTGGTCTGAGCGTGTTGGTAGAAGGAATGTTTTATTTAGCATGCCGAAGTTTCGCACAATGTATCTGAACACACCGCAACTGGCGACCCATCTATTGGAGGGAGCGGAAAAACATATCACGCCGCTGGGGAATCTTCTCCGTAAGACAAGTCTCGACGAACTGCCGCAGTTGTGGAGTGTGTTAGTGGGGCACATGAGTTTGGTTGGCCCACGCCCGGCATTGTTTAATCAAGATGATCTTGTGGCACTACGAACCCAGAAAGGAGTACAGCGATTGCGACCAGGAATTACAGGCTGGGCTCAGGTCAACGGTCGCGATGAACTGAAGCTTCATGAGAAAGTTGAGTACGATGTTGAATACATGCAGAAGATTAGTACGGAATTCGATTTGAAAGTCTTGCTGCTTACTATGGCCAAAGTCTTGCGTCGCGATGGAATTCAGCAGGCAAAAATTTCGAGTCACAGTAACGATTCGGCTTCTGAACCGCAGAAGCGTGCAGCTTGA
- a CDS encoding MMPL family transporter: MRQSDKPLPQPLPQPPRDDRPGDNWVCGWSDAGTPCQHGPSGKGDCPALAACRPFANGDSWSCNRPACLGGKCDSGPDQEGVCGLQPTPCTPKRSWKAKRRMATSLCFLSAVSMILLSLGGRWRTEAFAPGGLIQPHAQILGGELKSDRCASCHPAAKGSLTSWFFSAGDAHQNVTQTQLCMDCHHNTIDRNLSRNAHNLSSEQLQLVSLSQTEQKSGWHAMLPSAAVTNDDIACATCHREHHGSEHSLSALTSQQCQTCHKNQFSSFTHGHPQWTDWPYGRSGKIAFNHASHAGKHFAQENATFDCKRCHQQTADQELGRTASFEVACASCHDKSLKVGIAEGFAIVQFPMLDTEAMRRGGHPAGAWPADATGIFDGKIPPVVRLLLRSDADVATALDRLPADGDLSRLDSNSANDLADAKTIAAGVRRLMNEMADSGYDAIAKRLSLATGLDMQTTGQLAAKLSPQLIEAACKNWLPEENSMVVIPPALRAMQIQLVADWEIVPENPLRVQLAIPHQVPPAQRIAQVPELLQGQPSTAPLQPAAPPAALQAPSQLALAPVTPDDPLSQPLADALSDPLNDPLSDPLAGAAPASPAPARPKRFDATKRLPAGGWYSDSLRLAVRYQPSGHADQMLVALVGLANSAKSIHPSDYEAIMSMQTVKACVRCHQTARADSLASWRAAPEHGPSKTFTRFSHRPHMNLPMLMDCKYCHQVAGKGEENAVQNVSTGESHPDHDFGPLTLDACAKCHTAQAAGDQCTKCHLYHVDSKQFAIEQLADHLKSSDR; the protein is encoded by the coding sequence ATGAGACAGAGCGACAAACCGCTGCCGCAACCGCTGCCGCAACCGCCACGCGACGACCGCCCCGGTGACAATTGGGTTTGCGGATGGAGCGATGCGGGAACGCCCTGCCAACACGGCCCCTCAGGCAAAGGGGACTGTCCGGCACTAGCCGCTTGTCGCCCCTTTGCCAACGGCGATTCCTGGTCCTGCAACCGTCCCGCCTGCTTAGGCGGCAAGTGCGACTCGGGCCCCGACCAAGAGGGCGTCTGTGGGCTGCAACCGACTCCCTGCACCCCTAAACGATCGTGGAAGGCGAAGCGGCGTATGGCGACCAGCCTCTGTTTTCTGTCCGCGGTCAGTATGATCCTGCTCTCGCTGGGAGGCCGTTGGCGAACCGAAGCCTTCGCGCCCGGCGGCCTGATCCAACCGCACGCTCAGATTTTGGGCGGGGAACTGAAGAGCGACCGCTGCGCTTCGTGCCATCCCGCGGCCAAGGGTTCGCTGACCAGTTGGTTCTTCTCGGCGGGTGATGCACATCAAAACGTGACGCAAACCCAGCTGTGCATGGACTGCCACCACAACACCATTGACCGAAACCTCTCTCGCAATGCGCACAACCTTTCGTCGGAGCAATTGCAACTGGTAAGCCTGTCGCAGACCGAACAGAAGTCCGGCTGGCATGCGATGCTGCCCAGTGCCGCAGTCACCAACGACGATATCGCCTGTGCCACCTGTCATCGCGAGCATCACGGCAGCGAGCATAGCCTCTCGGCATTGACTAGCCAACAATGTCAGACCTGCCATAAGAATCAATTCAGTAGCTTTACGCATGGCCATCCCCAGTGGACCGACTGGCCCTACGGCCGTAGTGGAAAGATTGCATTCAATCACGCGTCGCATGCTGGCAAACACTTCGCTCAAGAGAACGCCACGTTTGATTGCAAGCGTTGTCACCAACAGACCGCCGATCAGGAGCTTGGGCGCACCGCGTCATTTGAAGTCGCCTGCGCCAGCTGTCACGACAAGTCATTGAAGGTGGGCATTGCCGAAGGCTTTGCAATCGTCCAATTTCCAATGCTCGACACTGAAGCGATGCGTCGCGGTGGACACCCCGCAGGAGCCTGGCCCGCCGACGCGACGGGGATCTTCGATGGCAAGATCCCACCCGTTGTCCGACTGCTGCTGCGCTCCGATGCGGACGTCGCGACGGCGCTCGATCGATTGCCGGCCGATGGTGATCTGAGCCGGCTGGATTCCAACTCCGCCAACGATCTAGCCGATGCCAAAACCATTGCGGCAGGGGTGCGTCGGTTGATGAACGAAATGGCCGATTCGGGATACGACGCGATCGCCAAGCGATTGAGCCTGGCGACAGGACTCGATATGCAGACGACCGGCCAGTTGGCGGCAAAACTATCGCCTCAATTGATCGAAGCCGCCTGCAAAAACTGGCTTCCCGAAGAGAATTCGATGGTGGTGATCCCGCCAGCGCTCCGCGCGATGCAAATTCAGTTGGTCGCCGACTGGGAGATTGTTCCAGAAAATCCGCTCCGCGTTCAACTGGCGATTCCACACCAAGTCCCGCCCGCTCAACGGATCGCCCAGGTTCCCGAATTGCTGCAGGGCCAACCTTCAACCGCGCCGCTGCAACCGGCGGCGCCTCCCGCAGCGCTGCAAGCACCATCGCAACTCGCGTTGGCCCCCGTGACGCCGGATGACCCGCTGTCGCAGCCGCTAGCCGATGCGTTGAGCGATCCGTTAAACGACCCGCTCAGCGACCCTTTGGCCGGTGCAGCTCCCGCCAGCCCCGCCCCCGCACGTCCAAAGCGGTTTGATGCGACCAAGCGTCTGCCCGCCGGCGGTTGGTACAGCGACTCGCTGCGGCTGGCGGTCCGATATCAACCCAGTGGACACGCCGATCAGATGTTAGTTGCGTTGGTCGGACTGGCCAACAGCGCCAAATCGATCCACCCCAGCGACTATGAAGCGATCATGTCGATGCAGACGGTCAAGGCATGCGTTCGCTGCCATCAGACAGCACGCGCCGATTCCTTGGCGTCGTGGCGTGCAGCACCTGAACATGGGCCCAGCAAGACATTCACACGATTCTCACATCGCCCTCACATGAACCTACCGATGTTGATGGACTGCAAATATTGCCATCAGGTCGCGGGGAAGGGCGAGGAGAATGCGGTCCAGAACGTCTCGACCGGCGAATCGCATCCGGACCACGACTTCGGTCCGCTGACGCTCGACGCCTGTGCGAAATGTCACACCGCGCAAGCCGCGGGCGACCAGTGCACAAAGTGCCACCTCTACCATGTAGATAGTAAGCAATTTGCGATTGAACAACTTGCCGACCATCTCAAATCGTCGGACCGATAG
- a CDS encoding cyclic nucleotide-binding domain-containing protein: protein MGTTSTIEIRRPQRWDQPFDPDMQDRDVQWLSSLSPFSEMDKAAFPASTPLDGVLRNDCRIRHVQPGEVIVREGDYGNSAFLVIAGSVRAVLGQLPPQSLGRTTAKQKGWLSAISALWKQPRFPEVRTVDQITPGGSSRVQQHGDTASIFLQDFDGIVTHQRTLQIGPGEMFGEVAAMYRAPRTATVVADSEATLVEVRWQGLRLLRRDRVLAEQLEQNYRTNWLMIHLRETPLFRFLPENCLQKVADATLLRSFGRLEWHSDYRRTRKLPPVEQIESEPLVAMEGHLPTDLLLIRSGFARVCSRHGEGHRTLAYLGKGHMFGLREIVHNTYRDTNQAPVTLQESLRAVGFVDTLHIPIEVVAEYVLPFIRRSELPDPISRDDQQARARHDIASQVPTGMLEFIVQERLNNGRQAMVIDLNACTRCDDCVKACATTHNGNPRFTRSGPANDGIQFTQACMHCADPVCMIGCPTGAISRHPETGTVSVHETICIGCGTCAASCPYENIQMRTMRDPQGRMYFDESAGLPIMKATKCDLCQSQPSGPACQNACPHDALVRIDLGNLEDLSDWISRRR, encoded by the coding sequence ATGGGCACCACCTCGACCATCGAAATACGTCGACCGCAGCGCTGGGATCAACCCTTTGATCCCGACATGCAGGACCGCGACGTACAGTGGCTCAGTTCATTGTCCCCCTTTTCCGAGATGGATAAGGCAGCCTTCCCTGCCAGCACGCCGCTCGACGGCGTGCTCCGCAACGATTGCCGGATCCGCCACGTGCAACCGGGCGAAGTGATCGTCCGCGAAGGGGATTACGGCAACAGTGCGTTCCTGGTCATCGCCGGCAGTGTTCGCGCAGTCCTGGGGCAATTACCACCGCAGTCGCTAGGCCGAACGACCGCGAAACAAAAGGGCTGGCTATCGGCGATCTCCGCACTCTGGAAACAACCGCGATTCCCCGAGGTCCGCACCGTCGACCAGATCACTCCCGGTGGATCGTCGCGCGTCCAACAACACGGGGACACCGCGTCGATCTTTTTGCAAGACTTCGATGGCATCGTCACCCACCAACGGACGCTGCAAATTGGCCCGGGTGAGATGTTTGGTGAGGTGGCAGCGATGTACCGCGCCCCGCGGACGGCAACCGTCGTCGCCGACAGCGAAGCAACGTTGGTAGAAGTCCGCTGGCAAGGGCTGCGTCTGTTGCGACGCGACCGCGTCTTGGCTGAACAACTGGAGCAAAACTACCGCACCAATTGGTTGATGATCCATTTGCGGGAAACGCCGCTGTTCCGCTTCCTGCCGGAGAACTGTTTGCAAAAAGTGGCCGACGCGACGCTACTGCGTTCCTTTGGTCGACTCGAATGGCATTCCGACTATCGCCGCACGCGGAAGCTTCCGCCAGTCGAACAGATCGAATCCGAACCGTTGGTGGCGATGGAAGGGCATCTGCCGACCGATTTGCTGCTGATCCGCAGCGGCTTCGCCCGCGTCTGCTCGCGCCACGGCGAAGGGCATCGCACGCTGGCTTATCTGGGCAAAGGACACATGTTCGGTTTGCGAGAAATCGTTCACAACACCTATCGCGACACCAATCAGGCTCCGGTGACGTTGCAGGAATCGCTGCGGGCCGTCGGATTTGTCGACACGCTGCACATACCGATCGAAGTCGTTGCCGAATACGTGTTGCCCTTCATCCGTCGGTCGGAACTCCCCGATCCAATCTCACGCGACGATCAACAAGCCCGCGCACGGCACGACATCGCATCGCAAGTTCCGACCGGAATGCTGGAATTTATCGTTCAGGAACGACTCAACAACGGTCGCCAGGCGATGGTCATCGACCTGAACGCCTGCACTCGATGCGACGATTGTGTCAAAGCATGCGCGACGACACACAACGGCAATCCGCGATTCACTCGCAGCGGTCCGGCCAACGATGGGATCCAGTTCACGCAGGCCTGCATGCACTGTGCCGATCCGGTCTGCATGATCGGCTGTCCCACCGGCGCGATCTCGCGGCATCCAGAAACCGGTACGGTCTCGGTTCATGAAACCATCTGCATTGGATGTGGTACCTGCGCCGCGTCGTGTCCTTACGAAAATATTCAGATGCGGACGATGCGCGATCCTCAGGGTCGGATGTATTTCGACGAATCGGCGGGTTTGCCGATCATGAAAGCAACTAAATGCGATCTCTGCCAATCACAGCCTTCGGGCCCCGCTTGCCAGAACGCATGCCCACACGACGCCTTGGTCCGGATCGATCTCGGCAACTTGGAAGATCTTAGCGATTGGATCAGCCGACGCCGTTAG